In Gymnogyps californianus isolate 813 chromosome 1, ASM1813914v2, whole genome shotgun sequence, the following are encoded in one genomic region:
- the LUM gene encoding lumican has translation MTLNSLPVFLLLISGIFCQYDYGPGDDYGYDPFGPSSAVCAPECNCPLSYPTAMYCDNLKLKTIPIVPSGIKYLYLRNNMIEGIEENTFDNVTDLQWLILDHNHLENSKIKGRVFSKLKHLKKLHINYNNLTEAVGPLPKTLDDLQLSHNKITKVNPGALEGLVNLTVIHLQNNQLKADSISGAFKGLNSLLYLDLSFNRLTKLPTGLPHSLLMLYFDNNQISNVPDEYFQGFKALQYLRLSHNKLTDSGIPGNVFNITSLVELDLSFNQLKSIPTVSENLENFYLQVNKINKFPLSSFCKVVGPMTYSKITHLRLDGNNLTRADLPQEMYNCLRVAAEVSLE, from the exons ATGACTTTAAACTCCCTACCTGTCTTTCTGTTATTGATTAGTGGCATTTTTTGCCAATATGACTATGGTCCTGGAGATGATTATGGTTATGATCCTTTTGGGCCATCCTCTGCAGTCTGTGCCCCAGAATGTAATTGTCCTTTAAGCTACCCTACTGCCATGTATTGTGACAATCTTAAACTGAAAACCATTCCGATTGTACCAAGTGGAATAAAATACCTTTATCTTCGAAACAACATGATTGAAGGCATTGAAGAGAATACGTTTGATAATGTAACAGACCTACAGTGGCTGATCCTAGATCACAACCATTTGGAAAATTCAAAAATTAAGGGAAGAGTCTTCTCTAAACTAAAGCATCTGAAGAAACTTCACATTAACTACAACAATTTGACTGAAGCTGTTGGACCACTCCCCAAAACTCTGGATGACCTGCAATTAAGTCACAACAAGATCACAAAAGTCAATCCTGGTGCACTTGAGGGGCTGGTGAATCTGACTGTCATTCACCTCCAGAACAACCAGCTGAAAGCAGATTCTATTTCTGGGGCTTTTAAAGGCCTGAATTCACTTTTGTATCTTGACTTAAGCTTCAATCGACTTACAAAGCTACCAACAGGACTGCCTCACTCCTTACTCATGCTGTATTTTGATAATAACCAGATCTCCAATGTTCCTGATGAGTACTTCCAAGGTTTTAAAGCCCTGCAATATTTACGTTTATCCCACAATAAATTAACAGATTCTGGAATACCAGGCAATGTCTTCAATATCACATCACTGGTTGAGTTGGATCTCTCCTTCAATCAGCTAAAGAGTATTCCAACTGTCAGTGAGAACCTTGAAAACTTCTACCTCCAAGTCAACAAAATTAACA AGTTCCCATTGAGCAGCTTCTGTAAGGTTGTTGGGCCAATGACCTATTCCAAGATCACACATTTGCGCCTGGATGGAAACAATCTCACTCGAGCTGACCTGCCACAGGAGATGTACAACTGCCTTCGGGTGGCTGCTGAGGTTTCACTGGAGTGA